Proteins encoded together in one Gavia stellata isolate bGavSte3 unplaced genomic scaffold, bGavSte3.hap2 HAP2_SCAFFOLD_311, whole genome shotgun sequence window:
- the ERFL gene encoding LOW QUALITY PROTEIN: ETS domain-containing transcription factor ERF-like (The sequence of the model RefSeq protein was modified relative to this genomic sequence to represent the inferred CDS: deleted 1 base in 1 codon), whose translation MDCSCVSDLLLTSPVPALWTPGTPRLRLPDWAYKPESSPGSRQIQLWHFILELLRKEEYREVIAWQGDYGEFVIKDPDEVARLWGVRKCKPHMNYDKLSRALRYYYNKRILHKTKGKRFTYKFNFSKVVLVNYPLLDVAGGAPLLLAPGPFPGGGHGPDCAPLTPETLQSLFCGPRPADPPGRPPLFERQQPEAEKLRLEAAMPFLGSGLPGYSKAPALLGAYGRPAVPEYPWGWGPYVPGALPLPASKLPAALYPPPFYPPLPPPPPSGDEAGSPPPPPAAARGKGPGAHPHGPPPCGGAPAPGP comes from the exons ATGGACTGCAGCTGCGTCTCCGAcctgctcctcacctccccGGTGCCGGCCCTCTGGACCCCAGGTACCCCGCG GCTTCGCCTTCCGGACTGGGCGTACAAGCCGGAGTCGAGCCCGGGCTCGCGGCAGATCCAGCTCTGGCACTTCATCCTGGAGCTGCTGCGGAAGGAGGAGTACCGGGAGGTGATCGCCTGGCAGGGCGACTACGGCGAGTTCGTCATCAAGGACCCCGACGAGGTGGCCCGGCTCTGGGGCGTCCGCAAGTGCAAGCCCCACATGAACTACGACAAGCTCAGCCGGGCCCTCAG GTACTACTACAACAAGCGGATCCTGCACAAGACGAAGGGGAAGCGCTTCACCTACAAGTTCAACTTCAGCAAGGTGGTGCTGGTCAACTACCCGCTGCTGGACGTGGCGGGCGGCGcgccgctgctgctggcccCCGGGCCcttc ccggggggggggcacggcccCGACTGCGCCCCGCTCACCCCCGAG ACGCTGCAGTCGCTCTTCTGcggcccgcgccccgccgacCCCCCCGGGCGGCCCCCCCTCTTCGAGCGGCAGCAGCCCGAGGCCGAGAAGCTGCGGCTGGAGGCGGCCATGCCCTTCCTGGGCTCCG GTCTCCCCGGCTACTCCAAGGCGCCGGCGCTGCTGGGGGCCTACGGGCGGCCGGCGGTGCCCGAGTacccctggggctgggggccctACGTGCCCGGCGCGCTGCCGCTGCCCGCCTCCAAGCTGCCCGCCGCGCTCTACCCGCCGCCCTTCTacccgccgctgccgccgccgccgcc ctcGGGGGACGAggccggcagcccccccccgccgcccgccgccgcccgcggcaAGGGCCCGGGCGCCCACCCGCACGGACCGCCGCCATGCGGGGGGGCCCCGGCGCCCGGGCCgtga
- the ARHGEF1 gene encoding rho guanine nucleotide exchange factor 1, translated as MEPEEAFNGSLAAGTRGAGGSSVVAIIGAEDEDFENDIEPNPDDQNSLFQSLELVRQHPAYLMAFLQHVVLQFDSCPVLCYLHVDMLRRMNPKEGKKQFLEFCHMFLDKAGLLRVPVPHQVQFELDRTRPELLSDEVQRRYLQEIQAFQEPEISRQLEDFRSKRLMGMTPGEQELTELESYRTRDHGIREAKEKQLAEVLLARLEEMHLTISSDEEKSSAIFGAIVTYMKYLGVKTKLGDGKKSKSNFFRKKISGSKKADELQAKSRKGFSLPGAALWGRDAHNADFRQSKVPEGEAEKVPHPERKGPKAAERMDGGAARPRGGAAGTPDPPSVAVTINPPPGEGAEGDPGSDPPGSSELGDPPPRGLCPTEPPASEQHPTEEGAENERRRIRLPGKLGRSESLRVYERKRSQRGSAKGKQPRSHSDVDLQAPPPLSPPPRSLEPGGPGGGEPPQSFLPPQSEETEPRVAELELEPPPWRQLAAPDALLRLKKSEVKRQEVINELFLTEHAHVRMLRVLLEVFYQPMLREAFFDEHELSNIFPSLEDLVEVHTLFLDSLKKLREESGYVISEIGDVLLARFEGTEGSWFQKISARFCSRQSFALEQLKAKQRKDTRFSQFIQEAESQPRCRRLQLKDIIPTEMQRLTKYPLLLHNITKCTEAAGERAKVEQAAECCRQILNHVNQEVRDMENLMKLKDYQRRLDLSNLKQSMDPLLSEFKNTDITKRNLVHEGPLTWRVTRDKAVDVHVLLLDDLLVLLQRQEERLVLRCHSRTITPTPDGKQMLSPIIKLSSAMTREVATDHKAFYVIISWENGAQIYELVAQTVSERKNWCAMISETAGSLKLPGSHRAKTARGGQSPHSPIYYREPLLSSSENGGSLKEPLPLDEREKDGAVEGTEFEGSPEKREAERALAELLALRRPLRPGGEGGLAAAALGRVSALKQLLPGLPAGAGDGAASPPEDTWGGPGPAPPEEERRDAGDGAESEGEGRGQRPEGGAAGGAPNGPRSPQWGSRLPEAGGPVPPLALPPQQAAWLGDELQGLEETLQRLKEIEEHYWQLQEFLAKRSSTGCLFT; from the exons ATGGAGCCGGAGGAGGCCTTTAACGGG AGCCTGGCGGCCGGCACTCGTGGTGCCGGCGGCAGCTCGGTGGTGGCCATCATCGGCGCCGAGGACGAGGACTTTGAAAATGACATCGAGCCG AACCCTGACGACCAGAACAGCCTGTTCCAGAGCCTGGAGCTGGTCCGGCAGCACCCGGCCTATCTCATGGCCTTCCTGCAGCATGTTGTCCTCCAGTTTGACTCCTGCCCCGTG ctctgctacCTGCACGTGGACATGCTGCGCAGGATGAACCCCAAGGAGGGCAAGAAGCAGTTCCTGGAGTTCTGCCACATGTTCCTGGACAAGGCGGGG CTGCTGCGGGTGCCCGTCCCCCACCAGGTGCAGTTCGAACTGG aCCGGACGCGCCCCGAGCTGCTGTCGGACGAGGTGCAGCGCCGGTACCTGCAGGAGATCCAGGCCTTCCAGGAGCCCGAGATCTCCCGGCAGCTGGAGGACTTCAG GTCCAAGCGGCTGATGGGGATGACGCCGGGGGAGCAGGAGCTGACGGAGCTGGAGTCCTACCGCACCCGGGACCACGGCATCCGCGAGGCCAAGGAGAAGCAGCTGGCGGAGGTGCTGCTGGCCCGCCTGGAGGAGATGCA cctCACCATTTCTTCCGACGAGGAGAAAAG CTCCGCCATCTTCGGCGCCATCGTCACCTACATGAAGTACCTGGGGGTTAAAACCAAACTGGGCGACGGCAAGAAATCCAAGTCCAACTTCTTCCGCAAAAAG ATTTCGGGGAGCAAGAAGGCGGACGAGCTGCAGGCGAAGTCGCGGAAGGGCTTCAGCCTGCCGGGGGCGGCCCTCTGGGGCCGGGACGCCCACA ATGCCGATTTCAGGCAAAGCAAAGTCCCTGAGGGCGAAG CCGAAAAGGTGCCGCACCCCGAGAGGAAGGGCCCGAAGGCTGCCGAGAGGATGGACGGGGGGGCTGCGCGGCCCAGAGGGGGGGCGGCCGGGACCCCCGACCCCCCCAGCGTGGCTGTCACCATCAACCCCCCGCCAGGGGAGGGCGCCGAGGGCGATCCAG GCTCGGACCCCCCGGGCTCCTCGGAGCTGGGAGACCCCCCCCCGCGAGGCCTCTGCCCCACGGAGCCCCCCGCCAGCGAGCAGCACCCCACGGAGGAGGGGGCCGAGAACGAGAG AAGACGGATCAG GCTGCCGGGGAAGCTGGGGCGCTCGGAGAGCCTGCGCGTGTACGAGCGGAAGCGTTCCCAGCGCGGCTCGGCCAAGGGCAAGCAGCCCCGCTCCCACAGCGACGTCGACCTGCAGGCG cccccccctctctctccccctccccgcagcctggagccgggggggccgggggggggcgaGCCCCCGCAGTCCTTTCTGCCTCCCCAGTCTGAGGAGACTGAGCCGCGCGTTgcggagctggagctggagccgCCGCCCTGGCGGCAGCTCGCCGCCCCCGACGCCCTCCTCAGGCTGAAGAAGAGCGAAGTCAAGCGGCAAGAAGTCATCAACG aGCTGTTCCTGACGGAGCACGCCCACGTGCGCATGCTGCGCGTCCTGCTGGAGGTCTTCTACCAGCCCATGCTGCGCGAGGCCTTCTTCGACGAGCACGAGCTCTCCAACATCTTCCCCAGCCTGGAGGACCTGGTGGAGGTGCACA ccctcttCCTCGACAGCCTGAAGAAGCTGCGGGAGGAGAGCGGCTACGTCATCTCGGAGATCGGGGACGTCCTGCTGGCGCGG TTCGAGGGCACGGAGGGCAGCTGGTTCCAGAAGATCTCGGCGCGCTTCTGCAGCCGCCAGTCCTTCGCCCTGGAGCAGCTCAAGGCCAAGCAGCGCAAGGACACACGCTTCAGCCAGTTCATACAG GAGGCGGAGAgccagccccgctgccgccggctgcagctgaaggacaTCATCCCCACCGAAATGCAGCGCCTCACCAAGTacccgctgctgctgcacaaCATCACCAAGTGCACCG AGGCCGCAGGCGAGCGGGCCAAGGTGGAGCAGGCGGCCGAGTGCTGCCGCCAGATCCTGAACCACGTCAACCAGGAGGTGCGGGACATGGAGAACCTCATG AAGCTGAAGGACTACCAGCGGCGCCTGGATCTCTCCAACCTGAAGCAGAGCATGGACCCGCTGCTGAGCGAGTTCAAG AACACGGACATCACCAAGAGGAACCTGGTGCACGAGGGGCCGCTGACCTGGCGCGTCACCCGGGACAAGGCCGTGG ACGTGCACGTGCTGCTGCTGGACGacctgctggtgctgctgcagcgGCAGGAGGAGCGGCTGGTGCTGCGCTGCCACAGCCGCACCATCACGCCCACGCCCGACGGCAAGCAGATGCTGAGCCCCATCATCAAGCTCAGTTCCGCCATGACCCGCGAGGTCGCCACAG ACCACAAGGCCTTCTACGTCATCATCAGCTGGGAGAACGGGGCCCAGATCTACGAGCTGGTGGCGCAGACCGTCTCGGAGAGGAAGAA CTGGTGCGCCATGATCAGCGAGACGGCCGGCTCCCTCAAGCTGCCGGGCTCCCACCGGGCGAAGACGGCGcggggggggcagagcccccaCAGCCCCATCTA TTACCGGGAGCCGCTGCTGAGCAGCTCGGAGAACGGGGGGTCCCTGAAGGAGCCGCTGCCCCTGGACG AGCGCGAGAAGGACGGGGCGGTGGAGGGCACCGAGTTCGAGGGGAGCCCCGAGAAGAGGGAGGCCGAGCGGGCGCTGGCGGAGCTGCTGGCCCTGCGCAGACCCCTGCGGCCGGGCGGAGAGGGGGGCctggccgccgccgcgctgggCAGAG TGTCGGCACTGAAGCAgctgctgccggggctgccggcgggggcTGGTGACGGGGCCGCCTCCCCCCCCGAGGACACCTGGGggggccccggcccggccccccccgagGAGGAGCGGCGGGACGCGGGCGACGGGGCCGAGAGCGAGGGCGAGGGCCGCGGGCAGCGCCCCGAGGGGGGGGCCGCAG GGGGTGCCCCCAAcggcccccgctccccgcagtGGGGGTCCCGGCTGCCTGAGGCGGGGGGGCCCGTGCCCCCCCTGGCGCTCCCCCCCCAGCAGGCGGCCTGGCTGGGGGACGAGCTGCAGGGCCTGGAGGAGACGCTGCAGAGGCTGAAG GAAATCGAGGAGCATTACTGGCAGCTCCAGGAGTTCCTGGCTAAGCGCAGCTCCACCGGCTGCCTCTTCACATGA